The genome window GATATGGATCTCTATGTCCAATTTTATGCAAACCTTATAAAAAATGCGCCGGTAGCACTTCATTTTCATCCTGATCGAATAAGCAATCAAGGAAATACCATTACAGAAGGTTTACTGTCATCAGGTGTCTATAAAAATCAATTTGAGACCAATATATCTTCAGGTAGTGTTTCCGCACATCTTGGTGGATTACGTAATGAATGGGAAGACGATATTTTTAAAGGAGCATATACTCATTCCGAACCAAAAGAACGAGCTAAATATGGTGCACTTCATCTAACCCACTCTGAAAGTGGTCCTGCCCCTAGATTCGGCTCTTGTTACTTTGTACTTCATCCGGAGGTAAATCAAAGAACTACTTTTACTTACGGAGATACCTATGCTTCTCCTAAAGAAGTAGGGACAATACAACATATTGAACCAATTATTTCAGCACTTTTCAATGACTTATCTACTAGAGAAAGTGCTTTGGGAGAAAATAATATTACCACTTTGGAGTTTATTACACTCATTAATCAGATATACCTCAACACTATTAATCAAAAATCGTTGAGGCCGTTTTCTCAGAACCTAGATTTCTATATTGAAGCACAAATTCATGGAGAAATTTCATTGGAAAAAGATGTCTCAGAACTAATTGTAGATTATTCATTTTTCAATACTAAAGTAGGTAATACATTGATGGCATTGAGTCAAAAATATAAGATTCAGCTACATTGGAACTCCGGTTTAGAGTTAGGAGTAGACGAATTTCCGAATAATTTCAGAGGCCCAGAAGTACCTAAATTTGCTAAACAATTTGGCCATAATGGTAAACTAAATCCATTTTTACTGGGCAAGGCTGCACTAGAAATAGGCAACGAATATGAAGAATTGCAAATGCTCAAGTACTTATGGCATTGCTTGGTGAAGTTTGGTAGACCTATACAAAAATAATTCACCTAAGTGCTGATAAATGATAAATCACATACAAGTTGAAAAGGATTTTGGTTGGTTCATTGGAAGTTTTGATAATAATCAATTCCATAAGCATTATGCTCTTCAGATAAGTATTCCACTCACTGGAACTATCACCATAAATACACCAATTCATCATCTTACCACGCAGAAAGCCATTATTATAAAATCCAATATTAAACATCAGGTATTATCTAAGTCTGATCATTTCATATTACTTATTAACCCTGTCTCAGCATTAGGGCATTTCTGGAAT of Flammeovirga agarivorans contains these proteins:
- a CDS encoding DUF3626 domain-containing protein, which gives rise to MLTSSQLQAIENVSKTALMMKEKSQELIDMILYQSNIDMDLYVQFYANLIKNAPVALHFHPDRISNQGNTITEGLLSSGVYKNQFETNISSGSVSAHLGGLRNEWEDDIFKGAYTHSEPKERAKYGALHLTHSESGPAPRFGSCYFVLHPEVNQRTTFTYGDTYASPKEVGTIQHIEPIISALFNDLSTRESALGENNITTLEFITLINQIYLNTINQKSLRPFSQNLDFYIEAQIHGEISLEKDVSELIVDYSFFNTKVGNTLMALSQKYKIQLHWNSGLELGVDEFPNNFRGPEVPKFAKQFGHNGKLNPFLLGKAALEIGNEYEELQMLKYLWHCLVKFGRPIQK